Proteins encoded in a region of the Gammaproteobacteria bacterium genome:
- the rluC gene encoding 23S rRNA pseudouridine(955/2504/2580) synthase RluC — translation MTTIPEQVATKVQFVTIDDNHAGQRIDNFLVTLLKGVPKSRVYRILRKGEVRVNKKRIKPVYKLQIDDVVRIPPIKIDEEKPLPNPKLAKIAALESHIIFEDDYLLIMNKPSGIAVHGGSGLKFGLIEGLRALRPDARFLELVHRLDRDTSGCIMVAKKRSTLRALHQQLREKTVEKNYLALVKGQWEKTDKAIHAPLLKNTLKSGERLVRVDEEGKESHTKFKIMQRFEDCTLVQASPVTGRTHQIRVHTLYAGHPIACDDKYGDQGFDKAMQKIGLNRLFLHSSVLRFTHPNTEQEMRFEAPMDDSLKRTLAALRKT, via the coding sequence ATGACAACGATACCAGAACAAGTCGCGACTAAAGTGCAATTTGTCACAATTGATGACAATCATGCCGGTCAGCGCATCGACAATTTCTTAGTAACCCTGTTAAAAGGGGTTCCAAAAAGCCGGGTATACCGTATTTTGCGTAAAGGTGAAGTACGGGTTAATAAAAAACGGATTAAGCCTGTTTATAAATTACAAATTGATGATGTGGTACGGATACCACCAATCAAAATAGACGAAGAAAAACCACTGCCTAACCCTAAACTCGCCAAAATAGCGGCATTAGAATCGCACATAATCTTTGAAGATGATTATTTGCTTATTATGAACAAACCGTCTGGAATTGCAGTGCATGGCGGTAGCGGACTCAAATTTGGCCTGATCGAAGGGTTGCGAGCACTACGACCTGACGCTCGATTTTTGGAACTGGTTCACCGACTTGACCGAGATACCTCAGGTTGCATCATGGTGGCCAAAAAGCGCAGTACTTTACGCGCACTGCATCAACAATTGCGGGAAAAAACAGTCGAAAAAAATTACTTGGCTTTAGTCAAAGGGCAATGGGAAAAAACCGACAAAGCCATACACGCACCACTGCTTAAAAACACCTTAAAGTCTGGCGAACGTCTTGTTCGAGTGGATGAAGAGGGTAAAGAAAGTCATACCAAGTTTAAAATTATGCAACGGTTTGAAGACTGCACGTTAGTTCAAGCTAGCCCGGTCACAGGGCGAACCCATCAAATTAGGGTGCATACCCTTTATGCTGGGCACCCAATTGCATGTGATGATAAGTATGGCGATCAAGGATTTGATAAAGCGATGCAAAAAATAGGGCTAAATAGACTATTCTTACACTCATCAGTTTTACGTTTTACCCATCCAAACACTGAACAAGAAATGCGTTTTGAAGCGCCGATGGATGATTCGCTTAAACGAACTCTTGCAGCATTACGTAAAACCTAA
- a CDS encoding HAD-IA family hydrolase, whose protein sequence is MKYKLVIFDWDGTIMDSVGRIVSCVKTVQQASGLELSSEQAIKDIIGLSLDKALLTLTPDLNSQQLATMVEAYRVEYVENDLTPTPIFTAFEFLLMALRQQGTLIAIATGKGRSGLDRVIAQSGFGHYFCDTVCATEANSKPDPQMIELLLARLGIDQDQAVMIGDSSLDMAMAQHAGVDAIGVTYGAHTRQYLAQHQPVAIVDRPEELVTHLVI, encoded by the coding sequence ATGAAATATAAGTTAGTTATTTTCGATTGGGATGGCACGATTATGGACTCGGTGGGACGAATTGTCTCCTGTGTTAAAACGGTGCAGCAAGCGTCCGGCCTTGAATTATCATCGGAACAAGCCATTAAAGATATTATTGGCTTGAGCTTAGATAAGGCCTTATTAACCTTAACTCCAGATCTTAATTCGCAACAATTGGCGACAATGGTTGAGGCCTACCGGGTTGAGTATGTCGAAAACGATCTAACACCTACGCCAATATTTACCGCGTTTGAGTTTTTACTCATGGCATTACGTCAACAAGGTACCTTGATCGCTATTGCGACAGGCAAAGGGCGCAGTGGTTTAGATCGGGTGATTGCGCAAAGTGGCTTTGGCCATTATTTTTGCGATACGGTTTGCGCGACAGAGGCCAATTCTAAGCCTGACCCACAGATGATTGAATTATTATTAGCCAGATTAGGGATAGATCAAGACCAAGCCGTAATGATTGGCGACTCAAGTCTCGACATGGCTATGGCGCAACATGCTGGGGTTGATGCTATTGGCGTAACCTATGGTGCTCATACTCGACAATATTTAGCCCAACACCAACCTGTTGCTATTGTTGACCGACCTGAAGAGTTAGTCACGCATTTGGTGATCTAG
- the maf gene encoding septum formation inhibitor Maf: MNKSLILASTSPYRQQLLAKINLPFRCVAPQVDETPLAAENAEQLVQRLAIAKAKAATDICANALIIGGDQVAVIDGKIIGKPHNFDNAFAQLSAASNKIVTFYTGLCLFNNAKKSHQVIVEPFNVHFRELSDTMITNYLNHEQPFNCAGSFKSEGLGIALFSRLEGKDPNTLVGLPLISLIEMLANEGVNVLDHQMRD, from the coding sequence ATGAATAAATCACTTATTTTGGCGTCAACCTCGCCTTATCGCCAACAATTGTTAGCGAAAATTAATCTGCCATTTCGTTGTGTTGCACCACAAGTCGATGAAACACCTTTAGCGGCAGAAAATGCCGAACAGCTAGTCCAACGACTAGCCATTGCTAAAGCTAAAGCTGCAACTGATATCTGTGCCAATGCATTAATCATTGGCGGTGACCAAGTTGCCGTCATCGATGGGAAAATTATTGGTAAACCACATAACTTCGATAACGCTTTTGCTCAACTCTCAGCAGCGAGTAATAAAATTGTAACCTTTTATACCGGCCTTTGCCTATTCAACAATGCGAAAAAAAGCCACCAAGTGATCGTTGAGCCATTTAATGTACACTTTCGTGAGCTATCTGACACCATGATCACCAACTACCTTAATCATGAACAACCTTTTAATTGCGCTGGTAGTTTCAAGAGTGAAGGCTTAGGTATTGCGCTATTTTCTCGCCTTGAAGGCAAGGATCCCAATACATTAGTCGGTCTTCCTCTTATCAGCCTGATCGAGATGTTAGCCAATGAAGGCGTTAATGTACTAGATCACCAAATGCGTGACTAA
- the yceD gene encoding 23S rRNA accumulation protein YceD: protein MQHVKIPLTIDPKRAAKMHSEYSGILENSRLPRLMETSAGFCSDIQVQFSCDTDRQGLVTLIGHAKGELTLTCQRCMSEFNLPMAVEFSFTPVTAKTQVEELPEVYEPVDVDEHGFFNISELIEDELLVSIPFIPMHAIEDCSVSGHDTVVGKIEDLVDERPNPFAVLKNLNK from the coding sequence ATGCAACATGTAAAGATACCTTTGACGATAGATCCAAAAAGAGCGGCTAAGATGCATTCTGAATACTCCGGTATTTTAGAAAACAGCAGATTGCCACGATTAATGGAGACGTCCGCCGGATTCTGTAGCGACATACAGGTACAGTTTTCTTGTGACACTGACAGACAGGGCTTAGTGACTTTAATCGGTCATGCAAAAGGTGAGCTCACCCTGACTTGTCAGCGTTGTATGAGTGAATTTAACTTGCCTATGGCAGTTGAATTTAGTTTTACACCTGTGACTGCAAAGACGCAGGTCGAAGAGCTTCCGGAAGTTTATGAACCAGTTGATGTGGATGAACATGGATTTTTCAATATTAGTGAACTCATCGAAGATGAGCTGCTAGTATCGATACCATTTATTCCGATGCATGCTATTGAAGATTGTTCTGTTTCAGGACATGATACTGTAGTAGGTAAAATTGAAGACTTAGTTGATGAACGTCCAAACCCGTTTGCGGTGTTAAAAAATTTAAACAAATAA
- the rpmF gene encoding 50S ribosomal protein L32 encodes MAVQKSKKSRSRRGMRRSHDALTGAQLSVDATTGETHRRHHITDDGFYRGKKVIEL; translated from the coding sequence ATGGCCGTACAAAAAAGTAAGAAATCTCGTTCTAGACGTGGCATGCGTCGTTCTCACGATGCATTAACTGGTGCTCAGTTAAGCGTTGATGCAACGACTGGTGAAACTCATCGTCGTCACCACATCACTGACGACGGTTTTTACCGTGGTAAGAAAGTAATCGAGCTATAA
- the plsX gene encoding phosphate acyltransferase PlsX, with translation MSNLTLALDAMGGDFGPQITVPASMQALLRYPQLKITLFGDKQQIERYLTPEFSQHPRLTLVHCEQVVTMSDKPLIAIRKRRDSSMRKAIDMVQQGQADACVSAGNTGVLMAMAKLILKTLPGIDRPALVALLPSVNNKPVYMLDLGANVSCDSEALFQFAVMGSVLANTVNAIKSPRISLLNIGEEDIKGNDVVRQTADLLKNSSVINYQGFIEGHQIFDGNTDVIVCDGFVGNISLKTTEGVANLMLEHIKQLTNKNFFTRIVGLLVKPFLKNAFCKMKPDQYNGASLLGLRAIVIKSHGNADEKAFLNAIKQAVIEVEQQVPQRIQSRLESVLLEKTC, from the coding sequence TTGTCTAATCTAACCTTAGCGTTAGATGCGATGGGGGGCGATTTCGGTCCCCAGATAACAGTGCCTGCATCTATGCAGGCACTGTTGCGTTACCCGCAGTTAAAAATTACCCTCTTTGGTGATAAACAACAAATTGAGCGTTATCTCACCCCCGAATTTAGCCAACATCCTCGTCTAACATTAGTGCATTGCGAGCAAGTGGTGACGATGAGTGATAAACCCCTAATAGCTATCCGTAAACGCCGCGACTCTTCAATGCGTAAAGCCATTGATATGGTGCAACAAGGTCAGGCTGATGCTTGCGTTAGCGCCGGTAATACCGGGGTGTTAATGGCCATGGCTAAGTTGATTTTAAAAACCTTGCCTGGCATTGATCGACCCGCGTTAGTTGCTTTACTGCCCAGTGTTAATAATAAACCTGTTTACATGCTTGATTTAGGCGCCAATGTTAGCTGTGATTCAGAAGCCTTGTTTCAATTTGCAGTGATGGGTTCTGTCCTGGCGAACACAGTTAATGCAATAAAATCCCCTCGAATCTCATTACTAAATATTGGTGAAGAAGACATCAAAGGTAACGATGTCGTACGGCAAACAGCCGATTTACTTAAAAACTCTTCAGTCATCAATTACCAAGGTTTTATCGAAGGGCATCAAATATTCGATGGTAATACTGATGTGATCGTTTGTGATGGTTTTGTCGGTAATATCAGTTTAAAAACCACCGAAGGCGTTGCCAACCTTATGCTTGAGCATATTAAGCAGTTGACCAATAAAAACTTTTTTACCCGCATTGTTGGTTTGCTCGTTAAGCCATTTCTAAAAAATGCCTTTTGTAAGATGAAACCCGACCAGTATAACGGTGCAAGTCTGTTAGGATTGCGCGCCATCGTGATTAAAAGCCATGGTAATGCTGACGAAAAGGCTTTTCTTAATGCAATAAAACAGGCAGTCATCGAAGTTGAACAGCAAGTACCCCAACGGATCCAAAGCCGTTTAGAGTCAGTGTTACTTGAGAAAACCTGCTAA
- the fabD gene encoding ACP S-malonyltransferase yields MSQLAIVFPGQGSQALGMLSDISEQYPQIEQTFSQASQALGYDLWQLVQHGTVEQLNSTDVTQPALLAASVALWRVWQDNNGKTPAYLAGHSLGEYSALVCSGAIDFQAAIKLVQLRGQYMLEAVPTGTGSMAAIIGLADDLIATACEQAAQGQVVSPVNFNSPGQVVIAGHKEAVERASVLCKAAGAKRALPLAVSVPSHCSLMLPAAEKLAQQLASITINTPMIPVINNVDVIAQTDPDAIRQALKRQLFSPVRWTEIIEFIAKTEVDTLVELGPGKVLSGLTRRIDKTLTGVATNDLAGLEKALA; encoded by the coding sequence ATGTCGCAACTCGCGATTGTTTTCCCTGGGCAGGGCTCTCAGGCGTTGGGAATGCTCAGTGATATTAGTGAGCAATATCCTCAAATTGAACAAACTTTTTCCCAAGCGTCGCAAGCGCTTGGTTATGATTTATGGCAACTGGTCCAGCATGGCACTGTTGAGCAGCTCAATAGTACCGATGTTACGCAGCCAGCATTATTGGCCGCCAGCGTGGCGTTATGGCGTGTTTGGCAAGATAATAACGGTAAGACACCAGCGTATTTAGCCGGTCATAGTTTGGGTGAATACTCAGCCTTGGTTTGTAGCGGTGCGATTGATTTTCAAGCGGCAATTAAACTCGTGCAGTTGCGCGGTCAATATATGCTGGAAGCTGTGCCAACAGGCACCGGTTCAATGGCAGCCATTATCGGCTTGGCCGATGATTTAATTGCCACAGCTTGTGAACAGGCTGCTCAAGGGCAGGTTGTGTCGCCAGTGAATTTTAATTCGCCAGGTCAAGTCGTGATTGCTGGCCATAAAGAAGCGGTTGAACGTGCATCAGTGTTATGTAAAGCAGCGGGAGCAAAACGGGCATTACCCTTGGCCGTTTCAGTACCCTCACACTGCTCATTGATGTTGCCTGCTGCTGAAAAATTAGCACAACAGCTGGCTAGCATTACGATCAACACGCCAATGATCCCTGTGATTAATAATGTTGATGTGATAGCTCAGACCGATCCTGACGCTATTCGACAAGCGTTAAAGCGTCAATTGTTTAGTCCAGTACGATGGACAGAGATTATTGAATTTATTGCCAAAACAGAGGTCGATACCTTAGTTGAGTTGGGACCAGGCAAAGTATTAAGTGGCTTAACCCGTCGTATTGATAAAACACTTACGGGTGTCGCAACCAATGATTTAGCTGGGCTTGAGAAAGCGCTAGCATAA
- the fabG gene encoding 3-oxoacyl-ACP reductase FabG codes for MSFDFSGKVVLITGASRGIGRAIAQAFIEGGATVIGTATSEQGAEKISQYLGQQGKGLVLNVTSSDSITQLFSDIKEGWGGVDILVNNAGITRDNLMMRMKDDEWDDIISTNLTSVFRVSKAVLRSMMKKRNGRIINIGSVVGTMGNAGQVNYSAAKSGLLGLTKSLAREVASRGITVNTVSPGFIQTDMTEELNDEQKQGILSQVPAKRLGKPEEIAAAVTFLASDMAAYINGETLHVNGGMYMV; via the coding sequence ATGAGTTTTGATTTTTCAGGTAAAGTTGTCTTAATTACTGGCGCTAGTCGTGGTATTGGCCGCGCTATTGCTCAGGCTTTTATTGAGGGTGGCGCTACCGTCATTGGTACAGCAACAAGTGAACAAGGTGCTGAAAAAATTAGCCAATATTTAGGGCAGCAAGGTAAAGGACTGGTGCTTAATGTTACTAGTTCTGATTCAATCACCCAACTTTTTAGTGATATAAAAGAGGGCTGGGGCGGGGTTGATATTTTAGTTAATAATGCTGGGATTACTCGTGATAACTTAATGATGCGAATGAAAGACGACGAGTGGGACGATATTATAAGTACTAATTTAACGTCGGTTTTTCGTGTTTCAAAAGCAGTATTACGTTCGATGATGAAAAAGCGCAATGGGCGTATTATCAACATCGGATCGGTTGTTGGCACTATGGGTAATGCTGGGCAAGTAAATTATTCTGCAGCTAAATCTGGACTGTTAGGCTTAACAAAATCATTAGCGCGTGAGGTTGCTTCGCGTGGGATTACAGTTAATACTGTATCGCCTGGTTTTATTCAAACTGACATGACAGAAGAGCTTAACGATGAACAAAAACAAGGTATCTTGTCTCAAGTTCCTGCTAAGCGTTTAGGTAAGCCTGAAGAAATTGCCGCTGCAGTCACTTTTCTAGCCTCTGATATGGCGGCCTACATCAATGGTGAAACCTTGCATGTAAATGGCGGAATGTATATGGTTTAA
- the acpP gene encoding acyl carrier protein — translation MMSIEERVKKIVIEQLGVKEEEVVNTASFVDDLGADSLDTVELVMALEEEFDTEIPDEEAEKITTVQAAIDYVNSAQG, via the coding sequence ATCATGAGCATCGAAGAACGCGTAAAGAAAATTGTTATCGAACAACTAGGTGTTAAAGAAGAAGAAGTAGTAAATACTGCATCATTCGTTGACGATCTAGGTGCTGATTCGCTAGATACAGTAGAGCTAGTAATGGCGTTAGAAGAAGAATTTGATACTGAAATTCCAGATGAAGAAGCTGAAAAAATCACTACTGTTCAAGCAGCTATTGATTACGTAAACAGCGCACAGGGTTAA
- the fabF gene encoding beta-ketoacyl-ACP synthase II, with product MTKRRIVVTGMGMLSPVGNTVEQSWDSIKLGQSGIANITAFDTSAFGTHFAGEVKGLDTQLYLTKKDARRMDKFIQFGLIAGIQAFDDCGIDVTEANASRIGVAIGSGMGGLGLIESTHNEMEKSGPRKISPFFVPGTIINMISGNLSIKYGLQGPNIAITTACTTGVHNIGHAARMIAYGDADVMIAGGAEAATTQLGLGGFSAAKALSTNNDNPQQASRPWDKDRDGFVMGEGAGVMVLEEYEHAKARGAKIYAELTGFGMSGDAHHMTSPPSDGAGAAAAMVNAINDAGISREAIGYINAHGTSTNAGDRAETAAVKAVFGPHAYNLAVSSTKSMTGHLLGAAGSVEAIFTVLALQEQILPPTINLDNPDVDCDLDYVSDGARSKTFEHALCNSFGFGGTNGSLLFSKISD from the coding sequence ATGACTAAACGTCGTATCGTAGTTACTGGTATGGGAATGCTATCACCAGTAGGCAACACAGTTGAACAAAGCTGGGACAGTATTAAATTAGGTCAAAGTGGTATTGCTAACATTACCGCATTTGATACCAGCGCATTCGGAACTCACTTTGCAGGTGAAGTTAAAGGCCTTGATACCCAGTTGTATCTGACCAAGAAAGATGCGCGTCGAATGGATAAATTTATCCAATTTGGTTTAATAGCTGGTATTCAAGCGTTTGACGATTGTGGGATTGACGTCACAGAGGCGAACGCTAGCCGGATTGGGGTAGCGATTGGTTCTGGTATGGGCGGATTAGGATTAATAGAATCTACTCACAACGAAATGGAAAAGTCAGGTCCGCGCAAAATCTCGCCATTTTTTGTACCTGGCACAATCATCAATATGATTTCTGGTAACCTGTCGATTAAATATGGACTACAAGGTCCAAATATTGCGATTACGACAGCTTGCACAACGGGCGTTCATAATATTGGTCATGCTGCACGCATGATAGCCTATGGTGACGCTGATGTGATGATTGCTGGCGGCGCTGAGGCAGCGACAACACAATTAGGCTTGGGTGGTTTTAGTGCCGCTAAAGCGTTATCAACCAACAATGACAATCCACAACAAGCCTCTCGTCCTTGGGACAAAGACCGTGATGGTTTTGTAATGGGTGAGGGTGCTGGTGTGATGGTGCTTGAAGAATACGAGCACGCTAAAGCACGTGGTGCCAAAATCTATGCTGAACTGACTGGGTTTGGCATGAGCGGTGACGCTCATCATATGACCTCACCACCAAGTGATGGTGCAGGAGCTGCTGCTGCTATGGTTAATGCGATTAATGATGCTGGTATTTCGCGTGAAGCAATTGGTTACATTAACGCGCATGGCACGTCAACAAATGCCGGAGATCGTGCTGAAACTGCCGCGGTTAAAGCCGTATTTGGTCCACATGCATATAACTTAGCTGTCAGCTCAACTAAGTCAATGACCGGGCATTTACTCGGTGCAGCAGGCTCAGTTGAAGCGATATTCACCGTGTTGGCCTTGCAAGAACAAATATTACCACCAACCATTAATCTTGATAATCCAGATGTTGATTGCGATCTTGATTATGTGAGTGATGGTGCTCGCTCAAAAACATTTGAGCATGCGCTGTGCAACTCGTTTGGTTTTGGTGGCACTAATGGTTCATTGTTATTTAGTAAAATCAGTGACTAA
- a CDS encoding DUF3047 domain-containing protein, translating into MIDDFSAPDLSLWQTKEFKGQTQYKLITLDGNSVLQAQSVAAASGLYKKLTFDLSKTPYLNWRWRIENKLGTRNEMEKSGDDYAARIYVVVSTGFFFWQTKALNYAWSSQESPQASWPNAFAPNNALMIPIRTKRDQIATWYVEKRNVHHELSQWLGNNKFSVTGLAIMTDTDNSKGQATAYYDDIYFSSE; encoded by the coding sequence CTGATTGATGATTTTTCAGCGCCAGATTTATCGTTGTGGCAAACCAAAGAATTTAAAGGACAAACTCAATATAAGCTTATTACACTCGATGGTAACTCGGTGCTCCAAGCTCAAAGTGTTGCTGCTGCGTCTGGTTTATATAAAAAGTTAACGTTTGACTTGAGCAAGACACCTTATTTAAATTGGCGCTGGCGAATTGAAAATAAACTTGGCACGCGCAATGAAATGGAAAAGTCGGGCGATGACTACGCTGCACGGATTTATGTGGTTGTTTCGACCGGGTTCTTTTTTTGGCAAACTAAAGCGCTTAACTATGCGTGGTCAAGTCAGGAGAGCCCACAGGCTAGCTGGCCAAATGCCTTTGCGCCGAACAATGCCTTAATGATCCCGATTAGAACCAAACGCGATCAGATTGCTACTTGGTACGTAGAGAAACGTAATGTTCACCATGAATTAAGTCAGTGGTTAGGTAATAATAAGTTCTCAGTTACTGGCTTGGCAATTATGACCGACACCGATAACAGTAAGGGCCAAGCGACTGCTTACTATGACGATATCTATTTTAGCAGTGAGTGA
- a CDS encoding leucine-rich repeat domain-containing protein yields the protein MVKYVILNLIFLVVLVGCGGGGGGDESQSRQNSPPLVNAGLDQTIDENISFDLSGSGIDNDGSIEHYQWQQVSGIDVSIIDANQANASFSSPSITAEDGPQLLTFEFSVTDNTGTTSIDTVNITVIPNLLVSEIAIADPYLAQCITETVTQNQWLEVEQFSHLNCNSREITSLNGLENLTSLIGIGLLKNEIIDLSPLANLEMLTALVLSQNKISNISALSNLTNLTILVLDDNEIVDISALAQLSSLNLLVLEHNKIQNVEAISNHSELTFLSLTDNHITNLTDLSNLTGLTNLNLSMNQLADVTELRGLISLLALDLSSNQITDISPVGDLTSLTDLNLGGNQLDNISAVANLVTLNSLNLFNNQLGDISPLLALTNLSALNLQQNEAIFCTDLANLTAIIGEQIVQIGTCSN from the coding sequence ATGGTGAAATATGTCATTTTAAACCTTATTTTTCTGGTTGTTCTCGTTGGGTGTGGTGGCGGTGGCGGTGGCGATGAAAGTCAATCACGACAAAACTCTCCCCCTTTAGTCAATGCAGGACTAGATCAAACGATTGATGAAAATATTTCATTTGATCTTTCTGGCAGTGGCATCGATAACGATGGCAGTATAGAGCATTATCAATGGCAACAGGTATCGGGAATTGACGTCTCTATTATTGATGCCAATCAGGCTAACGCCAGCTTTTCATCCCCGTCTATTACCGCGGAAGATGGCCCTCAGCTACTTACCTTTGAGTTTTCTGTAACAGATAATACTGGCACTACAAGTATCGACACGGTAAATATTACGGTCATACCTAACTTACTAGTGAGTGAAATAGCTATTGCGGATCCATACTTGGCCCAATGTATCACAGAAACAGTGACCCAAAACCAATGGCTAGAAGTCGAACAATTTAGTCATCTTAATTGTAATTCTCGCGAGATAACAAGCTTAAATGGGCTCGAAAATTTAACATCGTTAATTGGAATTGGGCTATTAAAAAATGAGATCATTGATTTAAGTCCGCTCGCTAATTTAGAAATGCTAACAGCATTAGTGTTGTCTCAAAATAAAATTAGCAATATCAGTGCACTTTCCAATTTAACCAATTTGACCATCTTAGTGTTAGACGATAATGAAATTGTCGATATTAGCGCGTTAGCCCAATTATCGAGTTTGAATTTACTGGTGCTAGAACATAACAAAATACAAAATGTTGAAGCAATCAGCAATCACAGCGAATTAACATTCTTATCATTAACCGACAATCACATTACTAACCTAACTGATTTATCAAATTTAACCGGCCTAACGAATTTAAACTTATCGATGAATCAACTAGCTGATGTCACGGAACTTCGCGGATTAATATCATTATTAGCACTGGATTTGTCTAGTAACCAAATTACTGATATTAGCCCAGTAGGTGATCTAACATCATTAACGGATCTTAATCTTGGAGGTAATCAACTAGATAATATTAGTGCAGTAGCAAATTTAGTGACGCTCAATAGCCTAAATTTGTTTAATAATCAGCTTGGGGATATTAGTCCTCTTTTGGCTTTAACTAATTTATCAGCACTGAATTTACAACAAAATGAAGCCATTTTCTGTACTGATTTAGCGAACTTAACGGCAATTATTGGCGAGCAAATCGTTCAAATTGGAACTTGCAGCAATTAA
- a CDS encoding trans-2-enoyl-CoA reductase family protein, which translates to MIIKPKIRGFICTTTHPTGCSSNIAQQISFTQAQPKLTNGPKNVLVIGSSSGYGMPSRISAAFGAGAATIGVFFEKAPTERKTGTAGYYNAAAFDKAAHEAGLYAKSFNGDAFSHAAKDKVIETIKQDLGKIDLVVYSLASPVRKLPDTGEVVRSCLKPIGQTYTSTAIDTNKDKIIETSVEPATEQEIADTTVVMGGQDWELWMNALNDAGVLADGCKSVAYSYIGTELTWPIYWEGALGKAKEDLDRAASAINNTLATTGGQANVAVLKSVVTQASSAIPVMPLYISMAFKVMKEKGIHEGCMDQVYRLFSTKLFTEQTDVSTDDKNRFRLDDWELRDDVQQECLQIWEKITTENLFDLTDYQGYKKEFLQLFGFEVAGVDYDAEVNTFVDFDVIDI; encoded by the coding sequence ATGATTATCAAACCTAAAATTCGTGGTTTTATTTGTACGACAACTCACCCGACTGGGTGTAGTAGTAATATCGCACAGCAAATTTCTTTTACACAAGCGCAACCAAAATTAACCAACGGCCCTAAAAATGTCTTGGTTATCGGCTCATCAAGTGGTTATGGTATGCCTTCTCGCATCAGCGCTGCATTTGGTGCCGGCGCCGCAACCATCGGTGTGTTTTTTGAAAAGGCCCCGACCGAGCGTAAAACTGGAACAGCTGGTTATTATAATGCTGCAGCTTTTGATAAAGCCGCCCATGAAGCTGGTCTTTATGCTAAAAGTTTTAATGGCGATGCCTTTTCACATGCAGCTAAAGACAAAGTTATCGAAACAATCAAACAAGATCTAGGTAAAATTGATTTAGTTGTTTACTCTTTGGCCTCGCCAGTGCGCAAGTTACCAGATACTGGTGAAGTGGTGCGTTCATGTTTGAAACCTATCGGACAAACTTATACCTCGACAGCTATCGATACCAATAAAGATAAAATTATTGAAACCTCAGTAGAGCCAGCAACTGAGCAAGAAATTGCTGATACTACCGTGGTAATGGGTGGACAAGATTGGGAATTATGGATGAATGCCCTTAACGACGCGGGTGTTTTGGCTGATGGTTGTAAATCTGTTGCCTATAGCTACATTGGCACCGAGTTAACCTGGCCGATCTATTGGGAAGGCGCATTAGGCAAAGCCAAAGAAGATTTAGACCGCGCGGCAAGTGCGATCAACAATACCTTAGCAACGACTGGCGGCCAAGCGAATGTTGCCGTGCTAAAAAGTGTCGTTACACAAGCAAGTTCTGCCATTCCTGTGATGCCATTATATATTTCAATGGCCTTTAAGGTCATGAAGGAAAAAGGCATTCATGAAGGCTGTATGGATCAAGTTTATCGTCTGTTTAGTACTAAACTATTTACCGAACAAACCGACGTTAGTACCGATGATAAAAATCGTTTTCGCTTAGATGACTGGGAATTACGTGACGATGTACAGCAAGAATGTCTCCAAATTTGGGAAAAAATAACCACTGAAAATCTATTTGATTTAACCGATTATCAGGGGTATAAAAAGGAATTTTTACAGCTTTTCGGCTTTGAAGTAGCAGGTGTTGATTATGACGCTGAAGTAAATACCTTTGTTGATTTTGATGTCATCGATATTTAA